Proteins co-encoded in one Myxococcus xanthus genomic window:
- a CDS encoding cupin domain-containing protein — MRLHVPITTHPDVAFFLGGERVVLQPGECWYLDFNRPHRVDNPSDTDRVHRVLDCDVNDWLRDVFTRAVNGR; from the coding sequence GTGCGGCTCCACGTCCCCATCACCACGCACCCCGACGTGGCCTTCTTCCTCGGCGGCGAGCGAGTCGTCCTCCAGCCCGGTGAGTGCTGGTACCTGGACTTCAACCGTCCCCACCGGGTGGACAACCCCAGCGACACCGACCGCGTCCACCGGGTGCTGGACTGCGACGTGAATGACTGGCTGCGAGACGTCTTCACGCGGGCCGTGAATGGGCGCTGA